Proteins encoded together in one Formosa sp. Hel3_A1_48 window:
- a CDS encoding phosphoenolpyruvate carboxylase, producing the protein MAVQPKLERFKKNVLSKFQIYNSIFMTLPFDQITKTGVLLPLFHETCEKGYAAGDNPSAIVETFFQKYQARRTKKSQIKLLFRFIQYIERQVVLFDAIEDAAFPVINNMDGIGTLRSLKEKAFSENKIEELKAYLDEFKVRIVLTAHPTQFYPGSVLGIITDLTEAIKDNDLSRINNLLAQLGKTPFFKHKKPTPYDEAVNLIWYLENVFYDSFGSIFDYIQQNIYDHKIIKNEIINIGFWPGGDRDGNPFVLPDTTLKVAGLLQKSILKNYAKDLKKLRRKLTFRGVEDSLNDLIANAYSAIDKPGAFDLEAFLSELKEVRKIVKRDHHSLYLSEITSLINKIQLFGHHFATLDIRQDSRIHHSVFSKIVEKSKEANNKIFPENYNELSEDQQINVLSELDAVLDTSIFEDELVKNTLQTIKVVKEIQNTNGEKGAHRYIISNNQTALNVMQLYAMLKLVAFNDRLSIDIVPLFETVTDLENAPKVMEQLYTNKAYKAHLRSRGQKQTIMLGFSDGTKDGGYFMANWAIFKAKEALTQISKQYNIDVVFFDGRGGPPARGGGKTHQFYASLGPTIEDKEVQLTIQGQTISSNFGTPDSSKYNLEQLISSGLSNSLGSENKGFSDEDRATMDELATLSYKAYQDFKGHPKFIPYLERISTLKYYAKANIGSRPSKRSKSDRLIFSDLRAIPFVGSWSQLKQNVPGFFGVGTAIRSFEDRGELEKVIALYNNSSFFKTLLENSMMSLSKSFFALTKYMAEDEEFGPFWNIIYSEYELSLRLLLKVTGCKELMENEPSGKASIEVRESIVLPLVTIQQYALRKIQQLQKQKTIDKEQIEVFEKIVTRTLYGIINASRNSA; encoded by the coding sequence ATGGCAGTTCAACCTAAATTAGAGCGTTTCAAGAAAAATGTGTTATCAAAATTTCAGATATACAATAGTATATTCATGACACTTCCTTTTGACCAAATCACAAAGACAGGGGTCTTGCTTCCTTTGTTTCACGAAACTTGTGAAAAAGGTTATGCTGCTGGCGATAACCCTAGCGCTATTGTCGAGACGTTTTTTCAAAAGTATCAAGCACGACGTACTAAGAAAAGCCAAATCAAATTATTGTTTCGTTTTATTCAGTACATTGAGCGTCAGGTAGTTTTATTTGATGCCATTGAAGATGCTGCTTTTCCGGTCATCAATAACATGGATGGGATTGGGACTTTACGCAGTTTGAAAGAGAAAGCATTTTCAGAAAATAAAATAGAAGAGCTAAAAGCGTACCTGGATGAGTTTAAGGTCCGTATTGTTCTGACGGCACACCCCACTCAATTTTACCCTGGCTCAGTTTTAGGAATCATCACAGATCTAACCGAGGCGATTAAGGATAACGACTTGAGTCGAATCAATAATTTACTTGCTCAACTAGGTAAAACCCCATTCTTTAAGCATAAGAAACCTACACCTTATGATGAAGCTGTAAACCTTATATGGTATTTAGAAAACGTATTTTACGATTCTTTTGGATCTATTTTTGATTACATACAGCAAAATATTTACGACCACAAAATCATAAAAAATGAAATTATAAATATTGGGTTTTGGCCAGGCGGAGACCGTGATGGAAACCCATTTGTCCTTCCGGACACCACTTTGAAAGTCGCTGGGTTACTTCAAAAATCAATATTGAAAAATTACGCCAAGGATTTAAAAAAACTTCGCAGAAAACTCACCTTTCGTGGGGTAGAAGACTCACTAAATGATTTGATAGCAAATGCATACAGTGCAATTGACAAGCCTGGAGCATTTGACCTAGAAGCTTTTCTTAGCGAATTGAAAGAAGTTAGAAAAATTGTTAAGCGCGATCATCATTCTTTGTATTTAAGTGAAATTACGAGCTTGATCAATAAAATTCAACTTTTTGGACACCATTTTGCAACTTTGGATATACGCCAAGACAGTAGAATTCACCACAGCGTATTTTCAAAAATTGTTGAAAAATCTAAAGAAGCTAATAACAAAATCTTTCCAGAAAACTACAATGAGTTGTCTGAGGATCAACAAATTAATGTTCTCTCTGAACTAGATGCTGTACTTGATACTTCTATTTTTGAAGATGAATTAGTCAAAAACACACTTCAAACCATCAAGGTAGTCAAGGAGATTCAAAATACAAACGGAGAAAAAGGCGCACACCGCTATATCATTAGTAACAATCAAACTGCCTTGAATGTGATGCAATTGTATGCCATGCTAAAACTGGTAGCATTTAACGATCGACTTTCAATCGACATAGTTCCGTTGTTTGAAACGGTTACAGATTTGGAGAATGCACCTAAAGTGATGGAGCAATTGTATACCAACAAAGCATACAAAGCGCACTTAAGATCTCGTGGGCAAAAGCAAACCATAATGTTAGGGTTTTCTGATGGGACTAAAGACGGCGGGTATTTTATGGCTAATTGGGCAATATTCAAGGCTAAAGAGGCATTGACACAAATATCAAAGCAATACAATATTGATGTTGTCTTTTTTGACGGGCGAGGTGGCCCTCCAGCCCGAGGCGGCGGAAAAACGCATCAGTTTTATGCTTCTCTTGGCCCAACTATTGAGGACAAAGAAGTTCAGCTTACGATTCAAGGGCAAACTATAAGCTCTAATTTTGGAACTCCAGATTCCTCAAAATATAATTTAGAACAATTGATAAGCTCTGGGCTATCCAATAGTTTAGGTTCGGAAAACAAAGGCTTTTCCGATGAAGACCGTGCAACTATGGATGAGTTAGCAACCTTGAGCTATAAAGCTTATCAAGACTTCAAAGGGCATCCCAAGTTTATTCCATATCTAGAGCGTATCAGTACATTAAAATACTATGCCAAAGCCAACATTGGGAGTCGCCCCTCAAAGCGATCAAAATCAGACCGCTTGATTTTTTCTGATCTAAGAGCAATACCTTTTGTAGGCTCTTGGAGTCAGTTGAAGCAAAATGTTCCAGGATTTTTTGGGGTTGGAACTGCTATTCGTTCTTTTGAAGATCGAGGAGAGCTGGAAAAGGTCATTGCTTTGTACAACAACTCTAGTTTCTTTAAAACCCTTCTTGAGAACAGTATGATGTCTCTGAGTAAATCGTTTTTTGCACTTACAAAATATATGGCCGAAGATGAAGAGTTTGGTCCATTTTGGAATATAATTTACAGTGAGTATGAGTTAAGCTTACGCTTGTTGTTAAAAGTTACTGGCTGCAAAGAGTTAATGGAAAATGAACCAAGTGGAAAAGCTTCAATAGAGGTTCGTGAGTCTATTGTGCTGCCCTTAGTAACGATACAGCAATATGCGCTAAGAAAGATTCAGCAGCTACAAAAACAAAAAACCATCGATAAGGAGCAAATTGAGGTGTTTGAAAAGATTGTGACGCGTACGCTGTATGGCATCATCAATGCGAGTAGAAACTCTGCCTAA
- a CDS encoding outer membrane beta-barrel protein, translating into MKKIFTLLTIACTFAISAQDEAPKLSISGSVDVYGTVNSVDGAGAPGVLIANPDNANGFGLGMANTVFSYDGAKSGVVADIAFGPRADDANMAGAINQLYAYYNLSESVTITAGQFNTFLGYEVISPASNFNYSVSYLFNAGPFSHTGVKLDYAVSEDLSLLFAVTNGHAITSDDASSTGDTQFGAQIGYKGQYLNFIYGTVDESSTSDNLFLDYTGGFDLTDSFYVGVNAAYAYSDDSESGYQGLALYLENSFSDKFALGVRPEFFTTLSEADGDTDVTAITLTANTKLDDNFTLISELRFDSSDDYAIEGLPSEKDATVFTVAAIYSF; encoded by the coding sequence ATGAAAAAGATTTTTACATTATTAACGATTGCATGCACTTTTGCAATTTCCGCACAGGACGAAGCACCAAAACTTTCTATTTCAGGATCTGTTGATGTTTATGGCACAGTAAATTCCGTTGACGGGGCTGGAGCACCTGGAGTACTTATTGCTAACCCTGATAATGCTAACGGATTTGGATTAGGTATGGCAAACACCGTATTTTCTTATGACGGCGCAAAGTCTGGAGTTGTAGCTGATATCGCTTTTGGTCCAAGAGCTGATGACGCTAACATGGCTGGTGCGATTAACCAGTTATACGCTTATTACAACTTGAGTGAGTCTGTAACTATTACTGCAGGTCAGTTCAACACTTTCCTTGGTTACGAAGTTATCTCACCTGCTTCTAACTTTAACTACTCTGTATCTTATTTATTTAATGCTGGACCGTTTTCGCACACTGGTGTTAAATTAGACTACGCAGTTTCTGAAGATTTATCATTATTATTTGCTGTAACTAACGGACATGCAATTACAAGTGATGATGCTAGTAGTACAGGAGACACACAGTTTGGAGCTCAAATTGGATACAAAGGTCAATACCTAAACTTTATCTACGGAACAGTTGATGAAAGTTCAACATCCGATAACTTATTTTTAGATTACACTGGTGGATTTGATTTAACTGATTCATTTTATGTTGGAGTTAACGCTGCCTATGCGTATTCTGACGATAGCGAATCAGGTTACCAAGGTCTTGCACTTTATTTAGAAAATTCTTTTTCTGATAAGTTTGCATTAGGAGTTAGACCAGAATTTTTCACTACACTAAGTGAAGCTGATGGAGACACAGATGTAACTGCAATAACGCTAACTGCTAACACAAAGTTGGACGATAATTTTACACTGATTTCTGAATTAAGATTTGACAGCTCTGATGATTATGCTATCGAAGGATTGCCATCAGAAAAAGATGCTACAGTTTTCACTGTTGCCGCGATCTACAGCTTCTAA
- the gltB gene encoding glutamate synthase large subunit, with translation MLKKQGMYLPEFEHDNCGAGFICSLEGNKSNDIIHKALQILERLEHRGAVSSDGKTGDGAGILTDIPHELFVKDCAFDLPEFGQYAAGNVFLPKKENQRNYCISVFEKYIKEQGLKILGWRTVPVDDSVLGSIAQQTEPMVKQIFINKSDVEQKDFEFRLKLFIARKKAEHEIYNSKLSESNFFYLPSLSTKIIIYKGLLIPEDIKLYYKDLENPLFVTRLALVHQRFSTNTFPTWDLAQPFRYMCHNGEINTLRGNVSRMLSREALLASNWFGEDIKSILPIILPKKSDSASMDMAVELLLMTGRSLPEVMMMLIPEAWEKNDEMSETKKAFYEYNSCLMEPWDGPASIPFTDGNFIGAVLDRNGLRPSRYSVTKDGYVIMSSEIGVIELEPENVAQHGRLEPGKMFLVDMNEGRIVNDEEIKEDIASRNPYRKWLDDELVYLKEIPYNDCPVFLNQEPLNKRKVLFGYTQEDINTVILPMANQAKEPIGSMGSDTPLALLSERPQLIYNYFKQLFAQVTNPPLDGIREELITDISLTLGSDHNIFEINETHCKKLKIQNPVISKQDLDKIKSYDHPNFKITSVPILYDISKGHNGLEDALDALLETASTHVDQGTNILILSDRNVTKDQAPIPALLACSFINSGLQKLGKRSKISIIIESAEPREVHHFALLFGYGASAINPYMVNEIIEDEVLAIDPKADTEKAIANYNKAVGKGILKVMNKIGISTLNSYRGSQLFECIGINTQVVEKYFPNTATRIQGVDLHQLEKEISKRYASAYTKKSIDAALDLEMGGQYRWRRNGEHHLFNPLSIAKLQDSVRTNKPQKYKEYAEMINNQSKQLMTIRGLFEFTNYDPIPLEEVEPWTNIVKRFKTGAMSYGSISKEAHENLAIAMNRIGGKSNSGEGGEDQERFYKNANGDWKNSAIKQVASGRFGVTSNYLSNAQEIQIKMAQGAKPGEGGQLPGPKVNPDIAKTRNSTPYVGLISPPPHHDIYSIEDLSQLIYDLKSANRQARINVKLVSEVGVGTVAAGVAKAKADVVLISGYDGGTGASPLTSLKHAGLPWELGLAEAQQTLVMNDLRSRIVVECDGQLKTGRDVAVACLLGAEEFGFATAPLVASGCVMMRACHLNTCPVGIATQNPELRKKFKGKPEHVVNFMYFIAQELREIMAKLGFRTVDEMVGKVEKLDRNSAIEHYKSRGIDLSPILHKVEVADDVDILNTEQQDHQLERALDFEIIDKAHPALFRKEPTVLDLKINNENRAVGAILSNEISKIYGAQGLPDNTLKINFKGSAGQSFGAFATKGLTLNVIGNTNDYLGKGLSGAKITVRIPDESTIIPEDNIIIGNVALYGATSGAVYINGKAGERFCVRNSGATAVVEGIGDHGCEYMTGGVAVILGAVGRNFGAGMSGGVAYVYDPKKTFVNKCNKEGLNLDPLSDEAHVLELKSLIENHYNNTLSPLAQRILEQWETSVQQFVRVLPEEYRQALIRLEEENLVKK, from the coding sequence ATGTTGAAAAAACAAGGGATGTATTTGCCAGAATTCGAGCACGATAATTGTGGTGCTGGATTTATTTGTAGCCTTGAAGGTAACAAGTCAAATGATATTATTCACAAGGCACTTCAGATTTTAGAGCGCCTAGAACACAGGGGGGCTGTTAGTTCGGATGGTAAGACGGGTGATGGCGCTGGAATTCTTACGGATATTCCACATGAACTGTTCGTTAAAGATTGCGCTTTTGATTTGCCTGAATTTGGTCAATATGCAGCTGGTAATGTCTTCCTGCCAAAAAAAGAGAATCAAAGAAATTATTGTATTTCCGTTTTTGAAAAATACATCAAGGAACAAGGACTTAAGATATTGGGGTGGAGAACTGTTCCTGTTGATGATTCGGTTCTGGGGTCCATAGCCCAACAAACGGAGCCTATGGTCAAGCAAATTTTCATTAACAAAAGCGATGTGGAGCAAAAGGACTTTGAGTTTAGATTAAAACTCTTTATCGCGCGCAAGAAAGCCGAACACGAAATATATAATTCCAAACTATCTGAAAGCAACTTTTTTTACCTCCCGAGTCTTTCAACCAAAATCATTATATACAAAGGCTTACTTATCCCTGAAGACATCAAGCTTTATTACAAAGATTTAGAAAATCCTTTATTTGTTACCCGCCTGGCATTAGTGCATCAGCGTTTTTCCACCAATACATTTCCAACTTGGGATTTAGCACAACCATTCAGATATATGTGTCACAACGGAGAAATCAACACCCTGCGCGGAAATGTATCCCGAATGCTATCACGTGAAGCTTTATTGGCGAGCAATTGGTTTGGTGAAGATATTAAATCTATTCTCCCCATTATTTTACCCAAAAAATCTGATTCTGCCTCAATGGACATGGCTGTAGAGCTGCTTTTAATGACAGGGCGTTCTTTGCCTGAAGTTATGATGATGCTCATCCCTGAAGCTTGGGAGAAAAATGATGAAATGTCTGAGACAAAAAAAGCATTTTACGAATACAATTCTTGTTTGATGGAGCCTTGGGATGGTCCTGCTTCAATTCCATTTACAGATGGAAACTTTATTGGCGCTGTTTTGGATCGAAATGGCCTAAGACCTTCACGCTATTCAGTGACAAAGGACGGATACGTTATCATGTCCTCTGAAATTGGCGTCATCGAATTGGAACCAGAAAATGTTGCTCAGCATGGTCGTTTGGAGCCTGGGAAAATGTTCCTAGTCGACATGAATGAAGGACGTATTGTGAACGACGAAGAAATCAAGGAAGATATTGCTTCAAGAAATCCTTACAGAAAATGGTTGGACGACGAGCTGGTATACCTTAAAGAAATTCCTTACAATGACTGTCCAGTGTTTCTTAATCAAGAACCTCTAAACAAAAGGAAAGTACTTTTTGGATACACTCAAGAAGATATCAACACAGTGATTCTTCCGATGGCCAACCAGGCAAAGGAACCGATCGGTTCAATGGGGAGCGATACGCCATTGGCATTATTGTCTGAGCGCCCACAACTTATATATAATTACTTCAAACAATTGTTTGCTCAAGTAACCAATCCGCCCTTGGATGGAATTCGCGAGGAGCTAATTACGGATATTAGTTTAACGCTAGGGAGCGACCATAATATTTTTGAAATTAATGAAACCCATTGCAAAAAGCTTAAAATCCAAAATCCTGTAATATCAAAACAGGATCTAGACAAAATCAAGAGTTACGATCATCCTAACTTCAAGATTACATCAGTTCCAATTTTATACGACATTAGCAAGGGGCACAACGGCTTAGAAGATGCCTTAGACGCGCTTTTAGAAACGGCTTCAACGCATGTTGATCAAGGAACTAATATCTTGATTTTGTCCGATCGTAATGTAACTAAAGATCAAGCCCCTATTCCTGCTCTTTTAGCCTGCTCGTTTATCAATAGCGGATTGCAAAAATTGGGTAAACGTTCCAAGATCAGTATCATTATAGAATCTGCTGAACCTAGAGAAGTTCATCACTTTGCTTTATTGTTTGGCTACGGTGCAAGTGCCATTAATCCGTATATGGTAAACGAAATTATCGAGGACGAAGTTTTGGCTATCGATCCAAAGGCAGATACAGAAAAGGCAATTGCCAATTACAACAAAGCAGTAGGCAAGGGGATTCTTAAAGTGATGAATAAAATTGGTATTTCTACACTCAATTCATACCGTGGATCACAGTTGTTTGAATGTATTGGGATCAACACTCAAGTTGTTGAAAAATACTTTCCAAATACAGCCACTCGAATTCAGGGTGTTGATTTACATCAACTGGAAAAAGAAATTTCAAAGCGCTATGCTTCGGCCTACACTAAAAAATCAATTGATGCGGCTCTTGACTTAGAAATGGGTGGTCAGTACCGGTGGAGAAGAAATGGAGAACATCACCTCTTTAATCCTCTCTCCATTGCCAAGCTTCAAGATTCTGTGCGTACCAATAAGCCTCAGAAGTATAAAGAGTACGCAGAAATGATCAACAACCAATCCAAACAATTGATGACTATCCGTGGATTGTTTGAGTTCACCAATTACGATCCCATCCCGCTTGAAGAGGTTGAACCTTGGACCAATATTGTAAAACGCTTTAAAACAGGAGCGATGTCCTATGGCTCAATCAGTAAAGAGGCTCATGAAAATCTAGCCATTGCCATGAACAGAATTGGTGGAAAAAGTAATTCTGGAGAGGGCGGAGAAGATCAAGAACGCTTTTATAAAAATGCTAATGGAGATTGGAAAAACAGTGCCATAAAGCAAGTCGCTTCCGGTCGATTTGGGGTTACATCCAATTATTTATCTAATGCACAGGAAATTCAAATTAAAATGGCTCAAGGGGCAAAACCCGGCGAAGGGGGACAATTGCCAGGGCCCAAAGTTAATCCAGATATTGCCAAAACACGAAATTCTACACCCTATGTAGGGCTTATTTCGCCACCACCACACCATGATATTTATTCAATTGAAGATTTATCGCAGTTGATCTATGATTTAAAATCAGCCAACCGTCAAGCACGTATCAACGTGAAGTTGGTTTCTGAAGTTGGTGTGGGCACTGTTGCTGCAGGGGTAGCCAAAGCCAAAGCGGATGTGGTTTTGATTTCTGGATACGATGGAGGAACTGGGGCATCGCCTTTGACTTCCTTAAAACACGCAGGTCTTCCATGGGAATTGGGGCTTGCTGAAGCACAACAGACTTTAGTGATGAATGACTTAAGAAGTAGAATTGTTGTAGAATGTGACGGACAGTTGAAAACTGGTCGTGATGTAGCTGTTGCCTGTTTATTAGGTGCTGAAGAATTTGGATTTGCAACCGCACCTTTAGTTGCATCCGGATGTGTAATGATGCGTGCCTGCCACCTCAATACATGCCCTGTAGGCATAGCTACTCAAAACCCTGAATTGCGTAAAAAATTCAAAGGTAAACCGGAACATGTGGTGAATTTTATGTATTTCATCGCACAAGAATTACGTGAAATTATGGCTAAACTGGGCTTTAGAACAGTTGATGAAATGGTTGGGAAAGTTGAAAAACTAGACCGCAATTCTGCTATTGAACACTACAAATCAAGAGGAATAGATTTGAGTCCTATCCTTCACAAAGTTGAGGTCGCTGATGATGTTGATATCCTGAATACGGAACAACAAGATCATCAATTGGAGCGTGCCTTGGATTTTGAAATTATCGACAAAGCACATCCCGCTTTGTTCCGCAAAGAACCTACAGTTCTAGATTTGAAAATCAATAATGAAAACAGAGCAGTAGGCGCTATTTTAAGTAATGAAATATCCAAAATATATGGTGCTCAAGGTTTGCCCGATAACACCCTTAAAATAAATTTTAAAGGGTCTGCAGGACAAAGTTTTGGTGCTTTTGCAACTAAAGGGCTCACACTCAATGTAATAGGTAATACTAACGATTATTTGGGGAAAGGATTATCTGGTGCAAAAATAACGGTTCGTATTCCAGATGAGTCCACCATCATCCCTGAGGATAACATCATTATCGGAAATGTAGCTCTGTACGGTGCTACTTCTGGAGCGGTTTACATCAACGGAAAAGCGGGTGAGCGCTTTTGTGTTCGAAATTCTGGGGCAACGGCTGTTGTTGAAGGAATAGGAGACCACGGATGTGAATACATGACTGGTGGGGTTGCTGTTATTTTAGGTGCTGTGGGGCGTAACTTTGGCGCTGGCATGAGTGGAGGTGTTGCTTATGTTTACGACCCAAAGAAAACATTTGTAAATAAATGCAATAAGGAAGGGCTTAATTTGGACCCACTTAGCGATGAGGCTCATGTTTTGGAATTAAAATCGCTCATCGAAAATCACTACAACAATACTTTAAGTCCATTGGCACAGCGCATTTTGGAACAATGGGAGACCTCAGTACAACAGTTTGTGCGTGTCCTTCCTGAAGAATACAGACAAGCATTAATAAGATTAGAAGAAGAAAACCTCGTAAAAAAATAA
- a CDS encoding glutamate synthase subunit beta, with amino-acid sequence MGKTTGFMEYKRVDESYDAVDKRLKHYKEFTIPVKEKELKNQGARCMDCGIPFCHSGCPLGNLIPDFNDNVYRGNWEKAAKILHSTNNFPEFTGRLCPAPCEQACVLGINEDPVSIENIEKNIVETAFNKGWIKAQVPAIRTEKTIAIVGSGPSGLAAAQQLNRAGHLVTVFERDAKVGGLLRYGIPDFKLEKSVIDRRIDVLEEEGIVFKPNTNVGVDVTVEELKTNFDAVLLCGGATARRVLPVDGVDLKGVYQAMDFLKLNNEYVDGLKSFDDIVSAKGKNVIVIGGGDTGSDCIGTSNRHGAQSVTNFEILDKPTEGRPAHQPWPFWPMKMKTSSSHQEGVERHWSVSTKKFIGDKNGQLTALVTCEVEWIFKEGERPQLKEIPGTEKTWPCDMVLLALGFTGPGSQLVDQLGVETDFRTNVKATTKDYRTSTPGVFAAGDIRRGQSLIVWAISEGRQAAHHIDAFLMGSSDLPLKDDNDLPRI; translated from the coding sequence ATGGGAAAGACCACAGGTTTTATGGAATACAAACGTGTAGACGAATCATACGATGCCGTAGATAAGCGTTTGAAACATTACAAAGAATTCACTATACCAGTCAAAGAAAAAGAACTCAAAAATCAAGGGGCAAGATGTATGGATTGTGGAATTCCATTTTGTCATAGTGGTTGTCCACTGGGCAATCTCATCCCTGATTTCAACGATAATGTCTATCGCGGAAATTGGGAAAAAGCGGCAAAAATACTTCATTCTACAAATAACTTTCCAGAGTTTACCGGCCGTTTGTGTCCAGCTCCTTGTGAACAGGCTTGTGTTTTAGGCATCAACGAAGATCCGGTGAGTATTGAAAATATTGAGAAAAATATTGTCGAAACTGCTTTTAACAAAGGTTGGATTAAAGCGCAAGTTCCTGCCATCAGAACAGAAAAAACTATCGCTATTGTTGGTTCTGGTCCATCTGGGCTGGCAGCTGCTCAACAGTTGAATCGCGCAGGTCATCTTGTTACTGTATTCGAGCGCGATGCTAAAGTTGGTGGATTATTGCGCTATGGTATTCCAGATTTTAAACTCGAAAAATCTGTTATTGACCGAAGAATTGATGTTTTGGAAGAAGAAGGAATCGTTTTTAAACCTAATACCAATGTGGGTGTTGATGTAACTGTTGAAGAATTGAAAACTAATTTTGATGCGGTTCTTCTTTGTGGCGGCGCTACTGCTCGACGTGTCTTGCCAGTAGATGGAGTAGACTTAAAGGGTGTTTATCAAGCCATGGACTTTTTAAAACTCAACAATGAATATGTTGATGGACTCAAATCATTTGATGATATTGTCTCTGCTAAAGGTAAAAATGTAATTGTTATTGGTGGTGGTGATACTGGTTCAGATTGTATTGGAACCTCTAACCGACACGGTGCGCAGTCCGTAACAAATTTCGAAATCCTTGACAAACCAACTGAAGGTCGCCCTGCACACCAACCCTGGCCATTTTGGCCCATGAAAATGAAAACGAGCTCTTCTCACCAAGAAGGAGTAGAGCGCCACTGGAGCGTCTCTACAAAAAAGTTTATTGGGGATAAGAATGGTCAACTCACAGCTTTAGTTACTTGCGAAGTTGAATGGATTTTTAAGGAAGGTGAGCGTCCACAATTGAAAGAGATTCCTGGTACAGAAAAGACATGGCCATGTGATATGGTTTTATTAGCTCTCGGATTTACGGGGCCTGGTTCACAGCTCGTAGATCAATTGGGTGTAGAAACTGATTTTAGAACAAATGTAAAAGCTACAACTAAAGACTACAGGACGAGTACGCCGGGTGTGTTTGCTGCTGGAGACATTCGAAGAGGGCAGTCGCTTATTGTTTGGGCTATATCAGAAGGTCGTCAAGCAGCCCACCATATAGACGCGTTTTTGATGGGTTCATCAGATTTACCGCTCAAAGATGATAATGATTTACCGCGGATTTAG
- a CDS encoding CotH kinase family protein: protein MRKIYLLAALLLILGCRDEEVGAELPTNEVSYAVTEISFKPELNASVSDEIVLDYDGMQTFTAAIPYEVSIENLIASITLSSDGGFIQLDGSAFQNEVTAHNFGKEVELEVFNSDQSNSWNYTIRLTYFTGLPILNINTDNIPVDSRDMYVNGTLNLFGGLNYDDIDNSAIQIRGRGNSTWFLHPKKPFQIKFESKTNILGMPEDRKWVLLAEYSDKTMLRNKLTYEMGAMSSLDYTPTGEYIELFLNNTHQGTYLLAQKAEESSNRVQIGDDGYLIEIDQQQRVDPDDVFFTPTIFTQEYNSNVFNIKAPNIGYGSPEFELIENHINNFESVLFGPDFTDPDAGYRAFVDLDSFVDWFLINEIAKTVDAKWYSSIYFTYIPGEKIKMGPLWDFDLSYGNVDYADSQYVDGFWVKDNLWISRMFEDPYFQALVEERFDYYYNSLGYFNQFIDDTSSYLNSAQEFNYGIWQSLGVYVWPNPVYYDTYEEEVTHLKQWLSARLNWLAQEF, encoded by the coding sequence ATGAGAAAAATCTATCTTTTAGCTGCATTATTATTAATTCTTGGTTGTCGCGATGAAGAGGTTGGTGCGGAGCTGCCAACAAACGAGGTCTCCTATGCGGTGACTGAGATTAGTTTTAAGCCTGAATTGAATGCATCTGTTTCGGATGAAATTGTTTTGGATTACGACGGCATGCAAACGTTTACGGCAGCTATTCCTTATGAGGTCAGTATCGAGAATTTGATCGCAAGTATAACACTTTCGTCAGATGGTGGATTTATTCAATTAGATGGTTCAGCATTTCAAAATGAGGTAACTGCACATAATTTCGGAAAAGAAGTTGAGCTTGAAGTTTTTAATTCTGATCAATCTAATTCTTGGAACTATACAATTCGTTTAACTTATTTCACGGGGCTTCCAATCCTCAATATCAATACTGATAATATTCCTGTAGACTCTAGAGATATGTATGTCAACGGTACATTAAACTTGTTTGGCGGATTGAATTATGACGATATCGACAACTCAGCGATTCAAATTAGAGGTCGTGGAAATTCCACCTGGTTTCTTCACCCCAAGAAACCTTTTCAGATTAAATTTGAAAGCAAAACAAATATTCTGGGTATGCCCGAGGATAGAAAATGGGTTTTACTTGCAGAATATTCCGACAAAACGATGTTGCGCAATAAACTCACCTATGAAATGGGTGCGATGAGTAGCTTGGATTATACACCCACAGGGGAATACATTGAATTATTTTTAAACAATACTCATCAAGGGACATACCTTTTGGCACAAAAAGCAGAAGAAAGCAGTAACAGGGTGCAAATTGGTGATGATGGTTATTTAATTGAAATTGATCAGCAACAAAGAGTAGATCCAGATGATGTGTTTTTTACTCCTACGATATTTACTCAAGAATACAATTCCAATGTTTTTAACATCAAGGCGCCAAATATTGGTTATGGTTCTCCAGAGTTTGAACTTATAGAAAACCACATTAATAACTTTGAATCTGTTTTATTTGGTCCAGATTTTACGGATCCTGATGCAGGATACCGTGCCTTTGTGGATTTAGATAGTTTTGTGGATTGGTTTTTAATTAACGAGATTGCCAAAACTGTAGATGCCAAATGGTATTCAAGTATTTATTTTACGTATATCCCTGGCGAAAAAATTAAAATGGGGCCTTTATGGGACTTCGATTTGTCTTACGGAAACGTGGATTATGCTGACTCTCAATACGTCGATGGCTTTTGGGTAAAAGACAATCTTTGGATCAGTAGAATGTTTGAAGACCCTTATTTTCAAGCTTTAGTTGAGGAACGATTCGATTATTATTACAACAGTTTAGGCTACTTCAATCAATTCATCGATGATACGAGTTCATACCTTAACAGTGCTCAGGAATTTAACTATGGGATTTGGCAAAGTTTAGGGGTTTATGTTTGGCCTAATCCAGTGTATTACGATACTTACGAAGAAGAAGTCACACACCTAAAACAGTGGCTTTCGGCTCGCTTAAACTGGTTAGCTCAAGAATTTTAG